A single window of Sphaerodactylus townsendi isolate TG3544 linkage group LG03, MPM_Stown_v2.3, whole genome shotgun sequence DNA harbors:
- the LOC125428609 gene encoding LOW QUALITY PROTEIN: oocyte zinc finger protein XlCOF6-like (The sequence of the model RefSeq protein was modified relative to this genomic sequence to represent the inferred CDS: inserted 1 base in 1 codon), with protein sequence MLENYGSVASLAADIEETAGGFQQFSVEKSKDENSKGNFGNGDGPQRQERSHADNRRDKPILSHGGDFREIPVKEETSSKRRRHKDLHSNQRIHSRENENESFAFGKTFCENISLISKEQILSTEEPYDCMKGGRTFSRESALASHQRILSAGDKQWKEGSAELHQLLPAKGKDEDWEGSIRNQGRPKRQKESHIVEMRNKPILRQGQNFCELSHMVEEAYKCLECGTTFKDQNQYEIHFQIHSGKKSHQCLDCRKTFLCREDLLRHKRTHKREKHYSFSDCGKDFSQKLEVFQRQITHSGEKPLICLERGRTSGRRESNVNLPKHGIMSALECFQCRKFFSYRSQLLAHERTHTGEKCFECSDCGKRFNQRVNLQRHQRTHTKEKPFECSDCGKRFSQSGNLQLHQRTHTGERPFECFECGKRFSCSGTLLKHQRIHTKERPFACSDCEKRFSHHGNLLRHQRTHTKERPFECSECGKEFSQSGHLKEHQRTHTKERPFECSECGNRFSHRYTLKKHKITHTKEKPFECSECGKRFSQSSHLKEHQKTHTKERPFECSECGKRFRKNSTLQHHQKSHTKERPFACSECGKTFSQNITLQQHQRTHTKERPFECSECGKRFIWSSRLQKHQRTHTKERPFKCSECGKTFSQNITLQQHQRTHTKERPFECSECGKRFIWSSRLQRHQRTHTKERPXKCSECGKTFSQNITLQQHQRTHTKERPFECLECGKRFSCSGTVQRHQRTHTKSVLLNAQSMEGHTV encoded by the exons atgctggagaactatggGAGCGTAGCCTCTTTGG caGCAGACATAGAGGAGACAGCTGGGGGATTTCAGCAGTTCTCTGTGGAAAAATCCAAGGATGAAAACTCCAAAGGAAACTTCGGGAATGGAGATGGACCACAGAGACAGGAGAGAAGCCATGCAGACAACAGAAGGGATAAGCCCATTCTGTCCCATGGGGGAGACTTCCGTGAAATCCCAGTCAAAGAAGAAACATCAAGCAAAAGAAGAAGGCACAAAGACCTCCATTCTAACCAGAGAATCCACTCcagggaaaatgaaaatgaaagtttTGCATTTGGAAAGACCTTCTGTGAGAACATCAGTCTTATTTCCAAGGAACAAATTCTCTCAACAGAGGAACCATATGATTGCATGAAGGGTGGAAGGACCTTCAGCCGGGAATCAGCTCTTGCTTCACATCAAAGAATTCTCTCAG cagggGACAAGCAGTGGAAAGAGGGGAGTGCGGAACTGCATCAGCTATTGCCAGCAAAAGGGAAGGATGAAGATTGGGAAGGCAGCATTAGGAATCAAGGCAGACCAAAGCGGCAGAAAGAAAGTCACATAGTCGAGATGAGAAATAAACCCATTCTTCGCCAAGGACAGAATTTCTGTGAATTGAGCCACATGGTGGAGGAAGcatataagtgcttggagtgtggaacaACATTCAAAGATCAAAACCAATATGAGATCCATTTTCAAATACACAGtggaaagaaaagccatcaatgCTTGGATTGCAGAAagactttcctttgcagagaaGATCTCCTTAGGCATAAGAGAACACATAAAAGAGAGAAACATTATAGCTTCTCAGACTGTGGCAAGGACTTCTCACAAAAATTAGAAGTTTTTCAACGCCAAATAACACATTCAGGAGAGAAACCATTAATTtgcttggagaggggaaggacctctGGTAGAAGAGAGAGTAATGTAAATCTTCCAAAGCATGGTATAATGAGTGCACTTGAATGCTTTCAGTGCAGGAAGTTCTTCAGCTATAGATCTCAGCTGCTTGCGCacgaaagaactcacacaggagaaaaatgttttgaatgctcAGACTGTGGAAAAAGGTTCAATCAGCGTGtcaatcttcaaaggcatcaaagaactcacacaaaggagaaaccttttgaatgctcagactgtggaaagagattcagtcagagtggcaatcttcaactgcatcaaagaactcacacaggagagagaccatttgaatgctttgagtgtggaaagagattcagttgcagTGGCACACTTCTaaagcatcaaagaattcacacaaaggaaagaCCTTTTGCATGCTCAGACTGTGAAAAAAGGTTCAGTCATCATGGCAATCTTctaaggcatcaaagaactcacacaaaggagagaccttttgagtgttcagagtgtggaaaggaaTTCAGTCAGAGTGGTCATCTTAAagagcaccaaagaactcacacaaaggagagaccttttgaatgctcagaatgtggaaatagATTCAGTCATCGTTACACACTTAAAAAGCATAAAATAACTCACACgaaggagaaaccttttgaatgttcagagtgtggaaagagattcagtcagagcagTCATCTTAAAGAGCAccaaaaaactcacacaaaggagagaccttttgaatgctcagaatgtggaaagagattccgtaAAAATAGTACACTTCAACATCATCAAAAATCTCACacgaaggagagaccttttgcatgctcagagtgtggaaagacattcagtcAAAATatcactcttcaacagcatcaaagaactcacacaaaggagaggccttttgaatgctcagagtgtggaaagagattcatttgGAGTAGccgtcttcaaaagcatcaaagaactcacacaaaggagagaccttttaaatgctcagagtgtggaaagacattcagtcAAAATatcactcttcaacagcatcaaagaacacacacaaaggagagaccttttgaatgctcagagtgtggaaagagattcatttgGAGTAGCcgtcttcaaaggcatcaaagaactcacacaaaggagagac ttaaatgctcagagtgtggaaagacattcagtcAAAATatcactcttcaacagcatcaaagaactcacacaaaggagagaccttttgaatgcttagagtgtggaaagagattcagttgtagTGGAACAGTTCAAagacatcaaagaactcacaccaaAAGTgtccttttgaatgctcaaagtATGGAAGGACATACTGTCTGA